DNA from Burkholderiales bacterium:
GTCGACGGCGCCGACGCCCGCGCGACCGATGCGCTGATCGCGTCGCGCGCCAACTCGCGCTACAACGCCGCGACCATCGCGTCGCACTTCGAAGCGATGGCGCTCGCGCTCGAGCAGGGGCTCGAGCGTGTGCTGATCATGGAAGACGACACCACGTTCGAGCCGTACGACGCATGGCCCGGGGGGTACGAAGCGATCGCGGCCGAGCTGCCCGACGAATTCGGCGCGATCGCGCTGTGCATCGCGGAGCTGCCGAAGAACCTCGACGCGCTGTTCCGCCGCGCGCGCCTGGTGCATCCGCTGCGGCGGCGCGCCTACTGGTCTGCGGGCGCGTACGTGATCACCCGCGCCGGCATCGAGCGGCTCTTCGCGCGCTATCGCCGCAACGGCCGCTACGACGTCACCGGCTTTCGCGGCCACCAGCACGCGTACGAGGTGATCATGCGCACGCTGCAGGCCGAGAAGCTCCCCGGCCCGTATCTGTCGCGCGTGCCGCTCTTTCTCTTCGAAGGCGACGACAGCGAGATCCACGAAGACCACCTGTGGGAGCACTGCCTCGCGCGCGACTACCTGCGCGAGCACTACCTCGCGCTCATCCGCGGCACCTATCGCTCGCCGTTCGCGCTGCCGGCGCGGCTCGCCCG
Protein-coding regions in this window:
- a CDS encoding glycosyltransferase family 25 protein, whose amino-acid sequence is MAAGIIRAMIEALPVVHWINLDRSEARRERMQARLDARGIANVRVRAVDGADARATDALIASRANSRYNAATIASHFEAMALALEQGLERVLIMEDDTTFEPYDAWPGGYEAIAAELPDEFGAIALCIAELPKNLDALFRRARLVHPLRRRAYWSAGAYVITRAGIERLFARYRRNGRYDVTGFRGHQHAYEVIMRTLQAEKLPGPYLSRVPLFLFEGDDSEIHEDHLWEHCLARDYLREHYLALIRGTYRSPFALPARLARAWSRLRGAAS